A region from the Eptesicus fuscus isolate TK198812 chromosome 1, DD_ASM_mEF_20220401, whole genome shotgun sequence genome encodes:
- the RS1 gene encoding retinoschisin: protein MVSEAVAVGRWEGLTAPNIVPRRHKLSVGKSPSNVKKRNEGVCFVENETWRFGALNQCCITESSAAMQVLSTLGLSSAEDEGEDPWYHKVCKCDCQGGANALWSAGTTSLDCIPECPYHKPLGFESGEVTPDQITCSNPEQYMGWYSSWTANKARLNSQGFGCAWLSKFQDSSQWLQIDLKEVKVISGILTQGRCDIDEWMTKYSVQYRTDESLNWIYYKDQTGNNRVFYGNSDRTSTVQNLLRPPIVSRFIRLIPLGWHVRIAIRMELLECASKCG from the exons ATGGTATCAGAAGCTGTAGCTGTAGGACGATGGGAGGGACTGACAGCACCCAATATTGTACCACGAAGACATAAGCTCAGTGTTGGAAAGAGTCCATCGAATGTGAAA aaaagaaatgaaggtgtttgttttgttgaaAATGAGACGTGGCGCTTTGGTGCTTTAAACCAGTGCTGTATAACAGAATCTTCCGCGGCGATGCAAGTGCTTT CCACGCTGGGATTATCATCTGCTGAG GATGAgggtgaggacccctggtatCACAAAGTGTGCAAGTGCGATTGCCAAGGAGGTGCCAATGCCCTGTGGTCTGCAGGCACCACCTCCTTAGACTGCATACCGG AATGCCCCTATCATAAACCCCTGGGTTTCGAGTCAGGGGAGGTTACACCAGACCAGATCACCTGCTCCAACCCGGAGCAGTACATGGGTTGGTATTCGTCATGGACTGCCAACAAGGCCCGGCTCAACAGTCAAGGCTTTGG GTGTGCCTGGCTCTCCAAGTTCCAGGACAGCAGCCAGTGGTTACAGATAGATCTGAAGGAGGTCAAGGTGATTTCAGGGATCCTCACCCAGGGTCGTTGTGACATCGATGAGTGGATGACCAAATACAGTGTGCAGTACAGGACCGATGAGAGCCTGAACTGGATTTACTATAAGGACCAGACCGGAAACAACAGG GTCTTCTATGGAAACTCGGACAGAACTTCCACAGTCCAGAACCTGCTGCGGCCGCCCATCGTTTCCCGCTTCATCCGGCTGATCCCGCTGGGCTGGCACGTCCGCATCGCCATCCGGATGGAGCTGCTGGAGTGTGCCAGCAAGTGTGGCTGA